DNA sequence from the Antarctobacter heliothermus genome:
ATCCATTCATGTCATCGGGTGAGTTGGGGGGTAGTTTTGTGTCCGGAGGGCGGTTGCCCCCGCCCTCCGGACTGGGAGGATGCCTCAGTAACCTGCGGCTTCCATTGCGTCGACTGTCAAAGCTTGCGCTTTTTCAAGAGCTTCGTCGATTGTCTGCTGACCGGCATAGACCGCCGAGAATTCCTGGCTCACGTCTGTCGCGATACCGGCAAATTCGGGGATGGCGACGAACTGAACACCAACATAGGGAACCGGCTGGACCGTCGGGTTGTTCGGGTCAGCAGCCAAGATCGAGTCCAGGGTCTTTTGAGCAAAGGGAACCTTCTGGTACTCGGGGTTCTCATACAGCGAGGTCCGCGCGCCGGGAGGAACGTTGGCCCAACCTTCTTTGGCGGCAACCAGCTCGATGTAGTCTTTCGAAGTGGCCCATTCGATGAACTGCTTGGCAGCGTCAGCTTTCTGAGTGCCGGCAGGGATCGCCAGCGCCCAAGCCCAAAGCCAGTTGGCGCGCTTTTCAACACCCTCGTGGTTTGGAGCCAGAGCAAAGCCAACCTTGTCAGCAACGGTCGACTCGTCGTTGGTCACAAAGGATGCCGCAACGGTTGCGTCGATCCACATGCCACACTTGCCTTGTTGGAACAGCGACAGGTTTTCGTTGAAACCGTTGGTCGCGTATCCCGCGGGGCCCGCGTCATTCATCAGGTTGACGAAGAAAGTAAGAGCCTCTTTCCACTCAGGCTGATCGAACTGCGGTGTCCAGTTCTCATCGAACCAGCGCGCGCCGAACGAGTTTGCTGTAACCGTGATGATGGCACCGCCCTCACCCCAGCCAGCTTTGCCGCGCAGGCAGATGCCGTTGATGCCAGCGTCGCGATCAGTCATCGCCAGTGCCGCTTCGCGAACGAACTCCCATGTCGGCGCGTCAGGCATTTCCAGGCCAGCGGCTTCCATCAGGTCGGTGCGATACATGATCATCGAGCTTTCGCCGTAGAACGGTGCCGCATAAAGCGTTCCGTCGTGGCTCAGGCCGTTGCGCATGGCGGGCAGGATGTCGTCGACGTCATATTCTTCCGACAGATCATCCATTGGGACCAACCAACCGTTGGCACCCCAAATCGGCGTCTCGTACATGCCGATTGTCATAAGATCGAACGAGCCACCCTTGGTGGTGACGTCAGTGGTCACACGCTGGCGAAGAACGTTTTCTTCCAGCGTGACCCAGTTCACTTCATGACCGGTTTTTTCGGTGAAGTCGGCCGTGAGGCCCTGCATGCGGATCATGTCGCCGTTGTTCACGGTTGCAATGGTCAGCACTTCGGCAGTCAGTGCGGTGGCAGACACCGACACCAGTGCGGAAGCCGCAAAAAATGCGCCTTTCAAAGTCATCCAGATTCCTCCCTTGGAACTCTCAGTTAACGCCACCATCTTGGGTGACCTTAGGTCTCAAGTCAAACAAAAACTTTACGGGAGTAAACTTTTAACTTGCCGCGATGCAGCATATTAGGCGGACAGACGCATCACCAACTTGCCTTCGAGATAGATTTCATCACGCTTTTCAGCACGCTGGCCGCTTTCGATAAGACTGAACAGGCGTTCGACGCTGCGCTCCGCGATAATATCGTAGCCTTGCGAAACCGTGGTCAGCGGCGGGCATGTATAGCGAGAAAACGGGTGATCATCATGCCCGGCGACCCGCAAGGCGCAGCCCGGGCCCAACCCGACTCGCAGCCCCCTTTGATAGGCCGCCGCCAACATTCCGATCGCAATTCGGTCGTTGCTGCACAGAATCGTGTCTGTCGGCAGGTCGCCCCCATCGATCAACTTGATCCCGCCCTCCAGACCGATCCTTTCAAAGTCCCACCCATTGCCATCCACCTGCAACAGATGCACCGGATGCCCCATACGCTCCATCACGTCGCAATAGGCCTTGCGGCGGCGGTAGGCGTTGGGGTTTGTGGGGTCTCGCATTTCAAGAAAAGCAGGCGGCTGGCCAGACCGGCACAGGTAGTCACAGATCAGCGCCGTAGCCTGATCATTATCATGACCAACAAATGCCTCCCCCAAACCACTGATATTACTATCAAATAGGACAGACGGCACCGCCCGGCAGAAGCTTTCGACGGCAGCCTTGTCCGAACGCCGCCCCAGCGGTGCCAGCAGCGCCCCGGCGGGCTTGATCGCCCGCAGGCTTTCAAGGTTGTCGTTCTCCTGCGCGGCCGTGCCATGAGAGCTAAGCAGGATCGGACGATAACCAGAGCCGATGACCAGCATTTCCAAATTCCGCGCGATCTCGGCAAAGAACGGATCGGCCAGGTAGGGCACGACGATACCGATGTTCTTGGTCAGCTTGCGGTTTTGGTTGATGGCAAAGATGTTTGGCCGATAGTCATATTGCTCCAGCGCACCCTCGATCCGCGTGCGGGTGGATTTGCGCACGCTCTCGGGATCGTTGAAATACTTCGACAGGGTCGGCCGTGAAATGCCGACGACCTCTGCGAATTCCTCCATGTTCCGGATCTTGCGATCGTCCATAGCCCCTCCCAATCAGGCATCTCGCAGGCCACGGTGGCATGCTCAGGCTGCCAATCCGGAGCGCCTTGAAATTCTTGACGCGCGTATAGTTTTTAGAATGTCGCCATGATGCACATCCGTCAAGGTAAACCTTTCCGCGCGTCAAAACACATCGCCAGAGGGTCTACCACGCCGATCAGGGGTCGCAACGCCTTTGTCGCCCTGTAAAAAGCAGATGGGGTGGATGGCTCCCGCTCCCGGCGTCGCAATGCGCCATACTGCAGGTGTCAGAATCTGCGATCGAGAGGAGCCACCCCATGCAAGTTACCACCGTCGGCCTCGACCTGGCCAAGAACATCTTTCATGTCCACGGAGTTACCGAGACAGGAGACGTTGCTTTCAACCGCCCCTTGAGACGGGCGCAGGTTCTGGCGTTTTTCCAGCGCCTGTCACCTTGCCTCGTCGGCATCGAGGCCTGCGCTTCGAGCCATCATTGGGCGCGGGAGCTTTCGAAACTCGGCCACACCGTCAGGCTGATGCCGCCAATGTACGTCAAACCCTACGTGAAGCGCGGCAAGTCCGATGCGGTCGACGCCGAAGCAATCTGCGAAGCAGTGACACGGCCCAGGCCCACGATGCGGTTCGTCGAGATCAAGTCCAAGGAACAGCAGGCGCTACTGTCCCTGCACCGCGCGCGTGACTTCGTCGTGCGTCAGAGGACGCAGCTGATCAACATGGTCCGGAGCCTTGCAGCGGAGTTCGGGATCACCATCGCTCGGGGCGTCGCGCGCGCCATTGAGTTCGCCAAGTCCATCATCGACGGCAAGCAGCCGGGACCGCCCGATCTGGCCCAGGACGTTCTGCGCGTCCTCAGCCGACAGCTGATTGATCTTCACAACCGCCTTGGCTGGTTCGAAACCATGTTGCGCATTCAGGCGCGCCTCAGCCGACAGGCTCAACTCCTGCAGACTATTCCTGGTGTCGGCCCGGTCACCGCCTCTGCCGTGGCTGCGACGATCGGGTCCGGCCGACAGTTCAGGAGTGGCCGCGAATTTTCTGCGTGGTTAGGGCTGACCCCTCGCAACCACTCCAGCGGCGGCAAAGAACGATTGGGAAAGATCACCAAGATGGGTGACCGATACCTGCGCCAGCTCATTGTAGTTGGCATGACGTCGCGCGTCCGACAAGTCGCGCCCATCCCGAGCGTGCCGATCCTTGGCTGACGAAGCTGCTGCAGAGAAAGCCCGCAAGACTGGCGACCGTCGCCATGGCGAACAAAACAGCAAGGATCATGTGGGCAATCCTCACGAGGGATGAGCCCTACAAGCCGCACGCCGTATGAGACGGCGCGCGCCCACGAGATAGCAAGACCAACGATGTGATGGTGTGCCATTCAGCCGCAACGATCAGGACGCTCCGACGAATGTCCCGGGCGCCATTGCCCGCAAAGCAGATAGGAACCTGATCTGCGGATCCCATCAGGGCCAGCGGCAATGACCGCGTCAACAGGCCGGACACAAGACCGCTTCTGAACAGGTACACGAGATCATTTACGACTTGCTATGCGGGAGCCATCCACACAGGATATTTGGCACCGCCCAAATAAGGGTCAGATCGCAACCGCCCGCCCGGTTGCCGCGCTTTCCTGCGCCGCCAGCCCGATGCGCACCGCCGCAATCCCGTCCGCCAATGTGACCTCAGGGCGACCCTCACCGCGCACCACGGCGTTAAACCGCTCGTGCTGGTAGTAGGTCGATCCGTTGTGATCGCCCGCCGCCAGCAGGGTCGGGTCGACTGGCACTTCGATCAGGCGCGGCCCTTTGGGCACCCGTGGCGAGACGATCACCTGCGGCACCGGCGCGTCGCCCAGATGCACGGGCCAGAACCGCCCCGGCCCCGGCACCCGCGCCTCGATCTTGCCTGCCGGGCCCATGGCGCTAATCTCTTCTTGATAGCGCGATCCTTCGGCGAACATACACAGCTCCAGCATCGCCCGCGCGCCACCTGCGAAATCTAGGATCACATAACCGTTGTCCCAGATGTCCGGCGCGCGACCGTCATAGGTTTCGTCCTTGTGGTTTACCGCCTGCCCCGCGCTGGCCATGACGCGCACCGGCTCATCCCGCAGGATCAGCCGCATCAGGTCAAAGAAGTGACAGCATTTCTCGACCAGCGTGCCGCCGCTGCGACTATTGAACCGGTTCCACGCGCCAACCTTGGGCAGAAACGGAAAGCGATGCTCACGGATCGACAGCATGGCAATGCCGCCCGTCGCCTCCTGCGCCTCATCGCGCAAAAGCGCAATGGGCGGCATATAACGGTATTCCATCGCCACCCAGACCGGCGCGCCATAGCTGGCCGCAAAGTCGCGCAAGAACACCTCATCCTCGGGCGCGGTGAACAGCGGCTTTTCGCACAGGATCGGCAACGTGCGTGTCGCCGCGATCTGGCGCAGTTGCGGCACATGGCAGTCGTTCGGGCTGACAATGACCAGCGCATCCAGATCCTGCACCGCCAGCAGCGCCTCCAGCGTGTCGCAGACCTGCGCCCCGCCGGCCAGTTTCGCAGCACTGACCGCCAGATCGCGCACCGGGTCCTGCACAGCCACCACCTGGCCATGCGGCAACAGGTTGATATTCTGGATGTGCTCACAGCCCATCATACCGCAGCCGATGACACCGTAACGTACCATGCTCATGCCTTGCCGATCCTGTTGATGTAGATAACCGTCCCCGGATCGAACCAGGTCCGCGAAAACTCGACGACGGCACCCGCGCTGTTGCGCGCGGTGCGTTCGACATAGCCCGCGATACTGCCCGCCTCGGGCGGAAAGCGCGCGTCGCGCCACTCTGGCACCGGCCCGATGGATACCTGATCCTCTGCCGACAGGATGACCAAACCCAGACGCTCACGGTAAAAGAGATACAGCGACTCCGACACGTCCTCTGCCGCGACCTCTGCGGCCTGCGCACCGTCCAGCCAGATCTCTTCCATCGCCGCCGGGACGCCCCCCAGAAACCTCAGTCGGCGAAACCGCCAACCCATCTTTGAGGGTCCGAATGCGGGCGCATCCGCCGGCTTCGGCAGACGGTCGACGCCTAGAAACTCTGCCGTGGGCAACCCGCCCCCGGCCTTCAGCTCCAACCGCAGCATCGAATAGATAGAGGCCACCCCGTCCCGCGCCCGGACATAATTTCCAGACCCTTGCACCCGGTCCAGCAGACCCTCGGCCGCCAGCGTCTCCAGCGCTTTGCGCAGGGTGCCGACCGCAATGCCCAACTGCTCTGCCATCTCGCGCTCAGGCGGCAGCCGTGCGCCATCCGCCAGCCGTCCGGCGGCAATGTCACGGATCAGCATTTCGCTGATCTGGGCGTGCTTGGGCAACGCCGCCGAGGTCCGTCCCCGCGTCAAACCTGTCTCCTTCACCGGGCGCCCAATATTCAGGCAAACCCAATTAATACACTATTGATGCATTAATTCGCGAATGCTACGCAAGAAGAAATCGACGCCGAATCCGGCGCAGCCTGGGAGGCCCCGCATGACCGTCGTCCCCGTCACTTCCGCCGATCTGGACGCGTCCGAGATCAGCTGGTTCTCGGCGCTGTGCTCTGACGATTACCGTTTTCTCGGCGTCCCCGACGGCGCGCTGCGCTCTTCGTTCGAACATTGCCGCGACATCGTGCTGGAGGCCGAAAAACAGGGGTTCCGCAACATCCTTGCGCCCTCATCGTATCAGGTCGGGCAGGACACCCTGTCATTCGTCGCGGGCATGGCACCGCTGACCAGCACCATCAACATGCTCGGCGCGATCCGCTGCGGTGAGATGCATCCGATCATGCTGGCCCGCACCGTCGCCACGCTGGATCACATGCTCAAGGGGCGGCTGACGCTGAACGTCATCTCCTCCGACTTCCCCGGCGAAAAGGAAGACAGCAGCTACCGCTACCAACGCTCGCGCGAGGTGGTGCAGATCCTCAAACAGGCGTGGACACAGGATGAGATCAACTTTGAGGGTGAGATCTACAACTTCAAAGGCCTGACCACAGACCCGGCCAAACCCTATCACACCGGCGGCCCCCTGCTGTACTTTGGCGGCTACTCTCCCGCAGCGCTGGACCTGTGCGGCGAACATTGCGACGTCTACCTGATGTGGCCGGAACCCAAGGAGAACCTTGCCCAGCGCATGACAGACGTGAACGCGGTGGCCGAGCGCTATGGCCGTACGCTGGACTATGGCCTGCGCGTCCACATGATCGTCCGCGACACAGAGGCAGAGGCCCGCGAATACGCCGACAGCCTCGTGTCCAAACTCGACGACGAATACGGCACCCTGATCCGCGACCGGGCCCATGACAGCGGTTCATTGGGCGTCTCGCACCAGTCCCGCGCCCGCGAACTGGCGGATAAATTCGGCTACGTCGAACCCAACCTCTGGACCGGCGTGGGCCGGGCGCGGTCGGGCTGTGGCGCGGCGCTGGTCGGCTCTGCCGATCAGGTGCTGTCCAAGATCGAAGACTACCGCAAGATGGGCATTCGCGCCTTTATCTTCTCGGGCTACCCGCACATTGATGAATGCAAACACTTCGGAAAACTGGTTATGCCAGAGCTGAAAACCTGTTCGCTGCCGCATGAATACGGCCGCGTCCCGAACCAAACACCGGCAACGCCGCTTGGCGTGGGAGAGCGTAAATAATGCAACGCGTAGACCTGCAAGAGGGGCTAAGTTTTAGCCGCATCGTTTATGGCATGTGGCGTCTGGGCGACGATGCCGACACTTCCCCGGCCCACGTCCGCGCCAAGATCGACGCCTGCCTTGCGCAGGGCATCACCACACTGGATCAGGCCGACATCTACGGCGGATATGAGGCCGAAGAGGTGCTGGGAGCCGCTATGACGCCGGACCTGCGCAAAGAGGTCGAGATTGTCACCAAATGTGACATCGTCGCCCCTGTGGGCCGCTATGCCGACGCGCCGGTGAAATACTATGATACCAGCCGCGCGCACATCATGGCCTCGGTCGAACACTCTCTGCGCCTGATGAAAATCGAACAGATCGACCTGCTGCTGATCCACCGCCCCGACCCCATGATGGACCACCGCGAAACCGGGACCGCGCTGGATGAGGTCGTGGCCTCTGGCAAGGTCCGCGCCGTGGGGGTGTCCAACTTCAAGCTGCACGATTGGACGCTGCTGCAATCGGCGATGAAAACGCCGCTGGTCACAAACCAGATCGAACTCAGCCTGAGCGCGGTTGAGGCGTTCACCAACGGCGATCTGGCCTTTTTGCAGGAACGCGACATTGTTCCAATGGCATGGTCGCCACTGGGCGGCGGCGCACTGATGAGCTCGAACACCGCGCTGACCATGGTCATGGACCGGATCGCCGCCAATCAGGGTGTCGACCGCGCCGCTGTCGCCGTCGCGTGGCTGTTGGCGCATCCGGCGGGCATCCTGCCGGTCATGGGCACCAACACGATTGAACGGATCAAGGGGTTTTCACGGGCATTTGACGTCGACATGACGCGCCAGCTCTGGTTTGAGCTCTATACGGCAGCACTGGGGAAAGAGGTTCCCTGATGATGGACGGAAACCGGAGCCACGCGATGCAGGAATTCGACCCCAGCGAAGACTCCCATGCCTTTCGCGCCGCTTTAGGCAGTTTTGCCACTGGCGTGACCGTGGTGACCACCTCGGGCCCCAATGGCCCCATCGGCATCACCGCATCCAGCTTTGCCAGTGTGTCGCTGGACCCGCCACTGGTGCTGTGGTCGCCGCAGAAATCCTCGCGCCGCTTTCCCACCTTCCGGGACGCGCAGCATTACGCGATCCACGTCCTTGATGGGCACCAAAAGGACATCTGCAACGGGTTCACCCGCGACGCCCATGCCTTTGACGGGGCCGATTGGGACACAGACGCCAATGGCGTGCCGCAACTTGCTGATTGCCTTGCCCGGTTCGACTGTCGCCAAGAGGCGGTCCATGACGCGGGCGACCATGTGATAATTGTGGGTCGCGTGCTTGGCGCGGCCTTCCGGCCCGGTCTGCCCCTGTTGTTTCAGGGCGGTCGGTTCGTCAGCCTCAAGGGCTGACACCACTTAGGGACCGGGGCACCAAGATCCCGGCCAGAACGACAAGGGGCGCATCACGCCCCGTTTATGGGAGGAGCGCCATGCCGGTGCTGCTGATACTGCTTTGGCCGCTGGAGCGGCTGAACACGGGTATTCTGTCCGTGGGCCGGGTGATTGCAATGCTTGCGCTGGCGATCATGGTCTGCCTGATCCTTGGCCAGATCTTTTGGCGCTACGCGCTAAATGACGCGCCCAACTGGACAGAGGAAGGCGCGCGGTTCGGGATGCTCTGGCTGGTTGGCCTGATGGCCCCGCTGGCCTACCGGCAAGGGGGCTTTGTCGCCATCGACATGCTGGAACGCGCCCTTCCCCGGCTGTTGGCCGCGCTGCTAACGCTGGTCCTGCTGGCCATCTCCCTTTGGGTGCTGATCATCGCCTGGGACAAGGGTCTGAACAACCACGTCGACAGCCTGTCGGGCCGTGGTTGTTCGTCGTCCCTGCGCTGGCCCTTCGGGATCGAGATTGGCAAATGTAAGGCCAAGTTCGCCAACCAGTACCAGTACGCGGCGCTTTGGGTCGGGGTGAACCTGCTGATCCTCGTCAACGTCGAGTTGATCCTGCGCCAGTTCATCACCTTACTGGGCGGAGGCGACCGCCTGACCCGTCTCAGCACAGACGACATGGCGGGGGCCGACTGACATGCTGATCTGGTTCCTGCCCGTCTTCCTGATTCTCATCATGATCGGCCTGCCGGTGGTCTTTGCCCTGCTCGCCGCGCCCTTTGGCCTGCTGGTCATGGACGACCAATCGCGCCAACTCTCCGTCCTCTACCGCAACCTTTACAACGGCATGGACAGCTTTCCGCTGATGGCGCTGCCCTTCTTCATGCTGGCCGGTGAGGTCATGAACCGCGGCGGCATCACCATCCGCCTTGTGGAGTTTTCACAGGCCATCATGGGCCACCTGCGCGGCGGCCTCGCCCACGTCAACATCCTGTCCTCGATCCTCTTCGCGGGCCTGTCGGGCAGCGCGGTGGCGGATACCTCGGCGCTGGGGTCGACCCTGATCCCGGCGATGGAGAAAAACGGATATACCCGCCGCTTTGCCGCCGCCATCACCGCCGCCTCTTCCGTCATCGGCCCGATCATCCCGCCCTCGGGCATCATGATCATCTACGCCTATGTCATGGGCGAATCCGTCGCCGCCCTGTTCCTTGCGGGCATCGTGCCGGGCATCCTCGTGGGTGTCGGCCTGATGGTCATGGTCCGCCTCATGGCCGACCGCTATGACCTGCCCAAGGCCGAACGCATCGTTCACCGCAACCAAACCATGAGCGTAGCCGAATACTGGGTCAGCTTCGTCCTTGTGCGCATCAACGTCGGTGGGTTGCTGATGGCGGTCTACGCTGGTCTCGCCGTCCCGCTCGGCCTCGCCAGCCTCGATGAGAACGGCGACAAACTGCACTCGCTGAACCGCTGGATCGTCTTCGCGCTGATGCTGGTGATCGCCCACGCGCTGATGATGTACTGGCGCCGCAACGTCGACCACGACTTCCGCATCATCTGCAAAAAGGCTGTCGCGCCGCTGCAAACCCCCATCATCATCCTCGGCGGCATCCTCATCGGCGTCATGACCCCGACAGAGGCCAGCGCCGTCGCCGTCGCCTATGCGCTGATCATCAGCTTCCTCGTCCTGCGTTCGATGACCCTGCGCGATCTGGGTCAGGTGCTGTCGCGCTCTGCCCTGTCCACCTCTGCCGTCCTGCTGCTGGTCGGCGCGGCGGTGGCGTTCAAGACCGTGGTATCGCTGTCGCACGCGCCGCAAATCCTGACCGACATCATCCTTGGCCTGTCGGAAAACCCGCTGATCCTGCTGTTCCTCATCAACATCCTGCTGTTCATCGTCGGCATGTTCCTCGACGCAGGCCCCGCCATCATCATCCTCGGCCCCATCCTTGGCCCGATCTTCGTCGAACTGGGCGTCCACCCCGTCCACTTCGCCATCATCATGAGCGTCAACCTCACCGTCGGGCTGGCCACGCCACCCATGGGGCTGGTGCTGTTCGTGGCCTCAACGGTCAGCCGCGAAAAGGTCGAAACCATCGCACGGGCGATCCTGCCCTTCCTCGCCGTAGAAATCTTCGTGATCTTCCTGATCACCTACGTCCCCCAGATCTCGATGACCGTCCCCTATCTGGCCGACTTCATCAAATGCCCACCGGACACCGGTTTCATGGCCTGCATCAGCCCCGAACCGCTATCCAAGTAACCAGAAACGACAGCACCTAACGGGAGGTACTCATGCTGAAACATCTCTTTGCCGCGGCGACGCTCGCGGCCACAACCCTGACCGGGGGCGCGGCCCTTGCGCAGGATCCGATCAAACTGGTCGCCACCGCCAACTCGAACGAGGCGGATGAGGATTACGCCGGTCTCATCGTCTTCAAGGACTACGTCGAGGCGGCCTCCAACGGCGCCATCGAGGTCGAGATCTACATGGGCACCCAGCTGTGTTCCACCGGCGCGGAATGTATCGAGGGCGTGGCCGAAGGCTCCATCGACATCTACATCTCCACCTCCGGTGGCGCTGCGGGCA
Encoded proteins:
- a CDS encoding ABC transporter substrate-binding protein, whose protein sequence is MTLKGAFFAASALVSVSATALTAEVLTIATVNNGDMIRMQGLTADFTEKTGHEVNWVTLEENVLRQRVTTDVTTKGGSFDLMTIGMYETPIWGANGWLVPMDDLSEEYDVDDILPAMRNGLSHDGTLYAAPFYGESSMIMYRTDLMEAAGLEMPDAPTWEFVREAALAMTDRDAGINGICLRGKAGWGEGGAIITVTANSFGARWFDENWTPQFDQPEWKEALTFFVNLMNDAGPAGYATNGFNENLSLFQQGKCGMWIDATVAASFVTNDESTVADKVGFALAPNHEGVEKRANWLWAWALAIPAGTQKADAAKQFIEWATSKDYIELVAAKEGWANVPPGARTSLYENPEYQKVPFAQKTLDSILAADPNNPTVQPVPYVGVQFVAIPEFAGIATDVSQEFSAVYAGQQTIDEALEKAQALTVDAMEAAGY
- a CDS encoding LacI family DNA-binding transcriptional regulator, translating into MDDRKIRNMEEFAEVVGISRPTLSKYFNDPESVRKSTRTRIEGALEQYDYRPNIFAINQNRKLTKNIGIVVPYLADPFFAEIARNLEMLVIGSGYRPILLSSHGTAAQENDNLESLRAIKPAGALLAPLGRRSDKAAVESFCRAVPSVLFDSNISGLGEAFVGHDNDQATALICDYLCRSGQPPAFLEMRDPTNPNAYRRRKAYCDVMERMGHPVHLLQVDGNGWDFERIGLEGGIKLIDGGDLPTDTILCSNDRIAIGMLAAAYQRGLRVGLGPGCALRVAGHDDHPFSRYTCPPLTTVSQGYDIIAERSVERLFSLIESGQRAEKRDEIYLEGKLVMRLSA
- a CDS encoding Gfo/Idh/MocA family protein, translated to MSMVRYGVIGCGMMGCEHIQNINLLPHGQVVAVQDPVRDLAVSAAKLAGGAQVCDTLEALLAVQDLDALVIVSPNDCHVPQLRQIAATRTLPILCEKPLFTAPEDEVFLRDFAASYGAPVWVAMEYRYMPPIALLRDEAQEATGGIAMLSIREHRFPFLPKVGAWNRFNSRSGGTLVEKCCHFFDLMRLILRDEPVRVMASAGQAVNHKDETYDGRAPDIWDNGYVILDFAGGARAMLELCMFAEGSRYQEEISAMGPAGKIEARVPGPGRFWPVHLGDAPVPQVIVSPRVPKGPRLIEVPVDPTLLAAGDHNGSTYYQHERFNAVVRGEGRPEVTLADGIAAVRIGLAAQESAATGRAVAI
- a CDS encoding GntR family transcriptional regulator codes for the protein MLIRDIAAGRLADGARLPPEREMAEQLGIAVGTLRKALETLAAEGLLDRVQGSGNYVRARDGVASIYSMLRLELKAGGGLPTAEFLGVDRLPKPADAPAFGPSKMGWRFRRLRFLGGVPAAMEEIWLDGAQAAEVAAEDVSESLYLFYRERLGLVILSAEDQVSIGPVPEWRDARFPPEAGSIAGYVERTARNSAGAVVEFSRTWFDPGTVIYINRIGKA
- a CDS encoding LLM class flavin-dependent oxidoreductase, whose translation is MTVVPVTSADLDASEISWFSALCSDDYRFLGVPDGALRSSFEHCRDIVLEAEKQGFRNILAPSSYQVGQDTLSFVAGMAPLTSTINMLGAIRCGEMHPIMLARTVATLDHMLKGRLTLNVISSDFPGEKEDSSYRYQRSREVVQILKQAWTQDEINFEGEIYNFKGLTTDPAKPYHTGGPLLYFGGYSPAALDLCGEHCDVYLMWPEPKENLAQRMTDVNAVAERYGRTLDYGLRVHMIVRDTEAEAREYADSLVSKLDDEYGTLIRDRAHDSGSLGVSHQSRARELADKFGYVEPNLWTGVGRARSGCGAALVGSADQVLSKIEDYRKMGIRAFIFSGYPHIDECKHFGKLVMPELKTCSLPHEYGRVPNQTPATPLGVGERK
- a CDS encoding aldo/keto reductase; translation: MQRVDLQEGLSFSRIVYGMWRLGDDADTSPAHVRAKIDACLAQGITTLDQADIYGGYEAEEVLGAAMTPDLRKEVEIVTKCDIVAPVGRYADAPVKYYDTSRAHIMASVEHSLRLMKIEQIDLLLIHRPDPMMDHRETGTALDEVVASGKVRAVGVSNFKLHDWTLLQSAMKTPLVTNQIELSLSAVEAFTNGDLAFLQERDIVPMAWSPLGGGALMSSNTALTMVMDRIAANQGVDRAAVAVAWLLAHPAGILPVMGTNTIERIKGFSRAFDVDMTRQLWFELYTAALGKEVP
- a CDS encoding flavin reductase family protein, with the translated sequence MDGNRSHAMQEFDPSEDSHAFRAALGSFATGVTVVTTSGPNGPIGITASSFASVSLDPPLVLWSPQKSSRRFPTFRDAQHYAIHVLDGHQKDICNGFTRDAHAFDGADWDTDANGVPQLADCLARFDCRQEAVHDAGDHVIIVGRVLGAAFRPGLPLLFQGGRFVSLKG
- a CDS encoding TRAP transporter small permease, with amino-acid sequence MPVLLILLWPLERLNTGILSVGRVIAMLALAIMVCLILGQIFWRYALNDAPNWTEEGARFGMLWLVGLMAPLAYRQGGFVAIDMLERALPRLLAALLTLVLLAISLWVLIIAWDKGLNNHVDSLSGRGCSSSLRWPFGIEIGKCKAKFANQYQYAALWVGVNLLILVNVELILRQFITLLGGGDRLTRLSTDDMAGAD
- a CDS encoding TRAP transporter large permease, which produces MLIWFLPVFLILIMIGLPVVFALLAAPFGLLVMDDQSRQLSVLYRNLYNGMDSFPLMALPFFMLAGEVMNRGGITIRLVEFSQAIMGHLRGGLAHVNILSSILFAGLSGSAVADTSALGSTLIPAMEKNGYTRRFAAAITAASSVIGPIIPPSGIMIIYAYVMGESVAALFLAGIVPGILVGVGLMVMVRLMADRYDLPKAERIVHRNQTMSVAEYWVSFVLVRINVGGLLMAVYAGLAVPLGLASLDENGDKLHSLNRWIVFALMLVIAHALMMYWRRNVDHDFRIICKKAVAPLQTPIIILGGILIGVMTPTEASAVAVAYALIISFLVLRSMTLRDLGQVLSRSALSTSAVLLLVGAAVAFKTVVSLSHAPQILTDIILGLSENPLILLFLINILLFIVGMFLDAGPAIIILGPILGPIFVELGVHPVHFAIIMSVNLTVGLATPPMGLVLFVASTVSREKVETIARAILPFLAVEIFVIFLITYVPQISMTVPYLADFIKCPPDTGFMACISPEPLSK